AAACAAGCCAAACAATTCAGCCAACTCAAAAGGGGACAGATTCTGCAGTTCGAACTGACTCCTGACGGGCAGCTTAAACAACTGCACAGCAAGGTCGGCGACCTCGAAACCATCAGCCTGTCCAAGACCGACAACGGCTATACATTTAGCCGCGAGGTTACTAAGCCAACCATACGTACAGCCTATGCACACGGCATTATCAACAGTTCTCTGTCACTCTCAGCTCAACGCGCCGGCCTATCCCACAGCATGACCATGGACATGGCCAATATTTTTGGCTACGACATCGATTTCGCTCAGGATATTCGCCAAGGTGATGAGTTCGATGTGATCTATGAGCAGAAAGTTGTGAAGGGCAAGATAGTCGGCAATGGCAATATCGTGTCCGCAAGATTCACCAACCGTGGGAAAAACTATTCCGCGGTTCGTTATACCAATAAGCAAGGCAACACCAATTACTACACGGCTGAAGGCAACAGCATGCGAAAGGCATTCATTCGCACTCCTGTGGATTTCGCCCGCATTAGCTCGTTATTCTCAATGAGCCGCAAGCACCCTATATTAAATAAAATCCGTGCACATCAAGGCGTCGATTACGCCGCCCCTCGCGGTACGCCGATCAAGGCGACTGGTGACGGTAAAGTGTTGTTGGCTGGACGCAAAGGTGGTTACGGCAATACGGTCATTCTGCAGCATGGCGAGACTTACCGAACGCTTTACGGTCACATGCAAGGATTTGCCAAGGGCATACAGGCTGGCGCTACTGTCAAGCAAGGCCAAATAATTGGCTATATTGGTACCACTGGTTTATCGACTGGACCGCATTTGCATTATGAGTTTCAGGTCAACGGGGTCCACGTCGACCCGCTGGGTCAGAAACTGCCGATGGCCGATCCGATTGCCAAATCGGAAAAACAACGCTTCCTGCAGCAAAGTCAGCCATTGATGGCGCGCATGGACCAGGAAAAGGCCACCATGCTGGCCTCCAGCAAGAGATAAAAGATGGCTCTATATATAGGTGTGATGTCTGGAACCAGCCTTGACGGGTTGGATATCGCTCTTATTGAGCAGACCGACCGCCCAACTTTATTGGCGACTCACTACATCCCCATGCCGGAAGATTTGCGTGCCGAGCTTCTGAGTTTATGCGCCAGCAGCTCGGATGAACTTGCCCGAGCAGCGATCGCCGAGCAGAAATGGGTACGCTTGGCCGCTCAAGGCATTCTGACGCTACTTGAACAAGAGCAACGCTCTCCCGGTGAAATTCGCGCTATCGGCAGCCATGGCCAGACCATTCGCCATGAGCCCGCTCGTGGTTTCACTATTCAAATTGGAAACCCTGCCCTCCTTGCCGAATTGACCGAAATCACTGTCGTCAGTGACTTTCGCCGCCGCGACGTCGCTGCAGGTGGTCAAGGTGCACCGTTAGTCCCGGCGTTTCACGAAGCGTTGTTTGATAAACCTTTAGGCGCGCTACAAGACCATAGAGCCGTGCTCAACATTGGCGGCTTCAGCAACTTAAGCTTGATCGAACCCGATAGACCAGTGTCTGGCTTTGACTGCGGTCCCGGAAATGTTTTGATCGACGCCTGGATACAAACCCAGCGCGGCCTGAACTATGATCAGGACGGAGCGTGGGCTGCCAGTGGACAAATTGAACCCGCACTGCTGCAATCCCTGCTCAGCGACCCTTTCTTTTTGACGCAAGGCCCAAAAAGTACAGGCCGTGAAGTCTTCAATCTCAGTTGGTTGCAACACCACTTGTTTCAACTACCAAGCTTCCCACCGGAAAACATCCAGGCAACCCTTACCGAGCTGACCGCGCTGACGATTACTCAATCGCTACAGATGGCTCAGGCTGTGACTGATGAGTTATTAATCTGCGGGGGTGGCGCGCATAACGCAACGCTAATGGCCAGACTCGCTGCACTGCTGCCAAACACAACGGTAAACAGTACCGCCCTGTATGGAGTGGACCCGGACTGGGTCGAGGCCATGGCTTTTGCCTGGCTGGCACATTGCTGTCTTGAAGGCGTGCCCGCTAACCGTCCGACAGTCACGGGTGCCCGGGGTTTACGTGTACTCGGCGCCATTTACCCAGCCTGACGCACACAGCAAAACGCCGCACGTCAGTGCGGCGCATCTTTACTTACAAACCCTGCATCACAATCGATAAATCAGACCGAAAACGACGAGCCGCAACCACAAGTCGTGGAAGCATTCGGATTTTTGATCACAAAGCGAGATCCTTCCAAGCCTTCCTGATAGTCCACTTCTGCGCCTGCCAGGTATTGAAAGCTCATTGGATCAACCACTAAGCTCACACCGTCACGCTCAACAATGGTGTCGTCATCAGCAATGTCTTCATCGAACGTGAAGCCATACTGGAAGCCTGAACAGCCACCACCGGTTACGAATACACGCAGTTTCAGGCGATCATTGCCCTCTTCATCGACCAGAGTCTTCACCTTGTGCGCTGCACCGGGGGTGAATTCCAAGGCCGTTGGCGTGAAGGTTTCGACGCTCATGCTAATTATCTCCCGGCGCTATGCCGCAATAATGCGTAATGACGCGCATTATCCGCTTGTCCTAGTAAATCGGTCAACTATTGTAGGGGCAGCAACGAGCTGTAGGTGACAAGCCGCAAGACAAAGCCGATCACTTGCAGCTCGTAGCTCGCCACTGCTCTTACGGCAACATCCCCGCATGGGACAGGCCGAACCGCTCATCGAGACCAAACATGATGTTCATGTTTTGCACCGCCTGGCCTGAAGCGCCCTTCACCAGGTTGTCGATCACCGATAACACCACCACGACATCGCCGCCCTGCGGACGATGCACGGCAATACGACAAACATTAGCGCCACGCACACTGCGAGTTTCGGGATGGCTACCCGCAGGCATTACGTCAACAAAGGGTTCATTGGCATAACGCTTTTCATACAGCGCCTGCAAATCCACCGACCTATCTACCACCGTTGCGTAAAGCGTCGAATGAATGCCACGAATCATAGGCGTCAGATGAGGCACGAAGGTCAAACCCACATCACCGCCTGCGGCTCTGCGCAAACCTTGGGTGATTTCGGGCAAATGACGATGACCTTTAACCGCGTAGGCCTTGAAGCTTTCACTGGCCTCCGCGTACAGCGACCCGACACTCAGACCACGGCCCGCACCGCTTACGCCGGATTTACAGTCGGCGATCAACCGGGAGTTATCCGCCAGACCCGCCTCAAGCAGCGGTAAGAAGCCTAACTGGGTCGCCGTTGGGTAACAGCCAGGCACCGCGATCAAGCGCGCCGTTTTTATCTGCTCGCGATTCACCTCTGGAAGACCATACACCGCCTCTTCAAGCAATTCAGGCGCGCCATGGGGTTGGCCGTACCACTTGGCCCACTCGTCAGCGTCATGCAAACGGAAGTCCGCAGAAAGGTCGATAACTTTAGTACCTGCTTTAAGCAGTTCGCCGGCCAGTGCATGAGCTACACCGTGGGGTGTCGAGAAAAACACAACATCGCAGGCGCCCAAGGTTTCAACGTCCGGAACGCTAAAGGTCAGGCCGTCGTAATGGCCTCGCAGGTTCGGATAAAGATCAGCCACAGGCAAACCGGCCTCAGAGCGAGAAGTGATAACCACTACCTCGGCTTGCGGATGCTGTGCCAACAGACGCAGCAGCTCGACCCCGGTATAACCCGTGCCGCCGACGATTCCGACCTTGACCATAACCCTGCCCCTTTAACGAACCTACTGGAAAGCCGTCGATGATAGGGTCGTTGAGCGCATGCGACAACCGCAAAGGTGACGTAGGGGCGCTCATGCAACTACTATTTGGCCACCGTAAATCCTGGAAAACCCAATATGCTCTATCTATGGCTTAAAGCTTTCCACATTGTCTCAATCGTCTGCTGGTTTGCCGGCTTGTTTTACTTGCCCAGATTGTTTGTCTACCACTCCTTGAGCGAAGACGCTGTTAGCCGCGAACGCTTTTGCATTATGGAGCGCAAGCTTTATCGGGGCATCATGGGGCCAGCGATGGTTGCCACCCTGGTGTTCGGAATCTGGTTAATAAGCCTCAATCCGAGCGGCTACCTCAGCCAAGGCTGGATGCACGTCAAGCTCTTATTGGTGGTGCTGTTGATCGGCTATCACCACATGTGCGGCGCGCAAGTAAAACGCTTTGCCCGTGGAGAGAATGGCCGCAGCCACGTGTATTACCGCTGGTTCAATGAAATCCCGGTACTGATACTGCTCGCAATCGTAGTACTGGTGGTGGTTCGACCTTTCTAATCACAGCTCAAAAACGGGGTACTGCTTATGTCGCTGCCAACGCTGCTTGAACATCGTTTGCGTCTGCCCGTGGTAGTCGCACCGATGTTTCTGATTTCCAATCCACAACTGGTCCTAGCGTGCTGCCGCAATGGGGTAGTGGGGAGCTTCCCTGCGCTGAACCAACGTGAAAGCAGCGGCTTCAAGGCTTGGCTGGAAGAAATCGAAGCGGGATTGGCAGGGCTTGTTAATCCTGCGCCTTACGCCGTCAACTTGATCGTGCATAACAGCAACCCACGCTTGCAGGCCGACCTGGAAATTTGTGTTGAGCACAGAGTACCCATCGTTATTACCAGTCTTGGCGCCGTTAGAGAACTGGTCGACGCTGTGCACAGTTATGGGGGACTGGTGTTTCACGACGTTACGACACGACGTCATGCGGAAAAAGCAGCCGAAGCCGGTGTTGATGGTTTGATCGCCGTCGCGGCCGGCGCTGGAGGGCATGCGGGCACCTTGAGCCCATTTTCGCTGATCGCCGAAATCCGCCAATTCTTCGATAAGACCCTATTGCTGGCGGGCTGCCTGAATCAAGGCCACCAGATACTCGCCGCCCAACTGCTCGGCGCCGACCTTGCCTACTTCGGCACACGCTTTATCGCCACCCGCGAAAGTCATGCACCTGACGCCTACAAAGAAATGTTGATGGCCTCAAAAGCCGCCGATATTGTGTACACCGCCGCAGTGTCGGGGGTGCCCGCTAGCTTCATGCGTCAGAGCCTGGAAAATGCCGGTTTTGATCTGGCGGCGCTACAAGGCAAAGTCGAGGTGGGTTCAAGCGCTAAACTCAAACCCATGAGTGACGAAGCGAAAGCTTGGAAAACCGTGTGGTCTGCGGGCCAAGGTGTTGGTGAAATCAACGACCTCCCCGATGTCAACGAACTGATCGCGCGTTTGGATTCCGAATACCGTTCAGCACAAACCCGGTCAGTCGAACTGGCGAAGCATTGGCCTCACTGATCATCTGCCCTTTCACTGCCATCAGTCGACCGTAAAGACTTGACGTATTACCAGACAAGGAAGCCGAGAATGGCTGAGCCACACTTCAAGATCATCTTCAGCGGGCAACTACGCAGCGGTGTCGAGAGAGAGACCGCCACGTTAATCCTGGCGGAGCTGTTCAAAAGTGACGGGGCTGTCGTTGAGAAACTGTTCAGCGGTCGAGCGATTACGCTTAGGCACGGGCTATCGCAAGAACAGGCGCGGTATTACCTGGATGCGCTGAATGATGCGGGCGTCGAAGCACGCATTGAGGCTGAAAACCCCATTAATCTTGAGCTGTACGACATTCATCAACCCACGCCATACCAAACACAAGCACAACTATCACCCTATGCCACGCCTCAAGCGCCGGTTATTACGACACTGGCAGGCTTCCCCGAATTGAAAGTCTTTACCGTCCGAGGGCGGATCGGACGACTGCGGTACTTGGCCTGGACCTTTGTGCTCATGACGGCGATTGGCGTTGCTACGGCGATTTGCGCAGCGCTGATGACAAGCTCGCTGATCGCTGGAGGGCTGTTCACGACCATCGCGGTTGTCGCCTTTTTCATCATCAGCGTACAAATCGGCGCCCAGCGGCTCCACGATGCGGGTTGGTCTGCTTGGCTTCTGTTATTAAACTTGGTGCCATTCGTGGGCGCGCTGTTTCCTATCCTGATGATAGTCGTTCCCGGGAATACGGGACCAAATCAGTTCGGCGCGCCGCAACCGCCGAACAGCAAGGCAGTAAAAATACTGGCCTGCACGTGGCTACTAATTCTCGCAGTGACCATGGTCGGCTTTTTTTTCGGGGTTCCTGGGCTATTCGAAAGCGAAGTACAAACCACCGCCACTGAATACGAAAATACCCTGCCCTATGACGACGACCAAGACAGCGACACTTCACAACCCGCCGATAGCACGCCGCCATCTGTAGACTATAAAAACAAATAACCCGTTAGACTTTGACCGCTCCGGACTGAGCGCGCTGCCTGGAGAAACTGCATGACCTGTTACGCTCTGATTACTGGCGCCTCCAGCGGCATTGGCCTAGCGATGGCCGAGGCCCTGGCGCGCAGGGGTCGCAGCCTGATTTTAGTCGCCCGCGAACGCGAAGAGTTGGAGCGCATCGCCATCGAGCTGACGCAACGCTTTGGTGTGGACGTTTTGTTCCGGGCCTGCGATCTTGGCGAACCGCTGCGGCTTTCCGGCTTCCTTTTGGAACTCGAAGACGGTGAGCGACAAATCGACTTATTGGTTAATTGCGCGGGGATAGGTACGTGCGGGCCGTTCCTCGCTCAAGAGTGGGGTGTAGACCAGGACTTGATTGACATAAACATTCTGGCCCTCACTCGCCTGTGCCATTCCGTCGGCAACGCCATGGCCGTACAGGGTGGCGGACAGATACTGAACGTCGCCTCGGTTGCAGCCTTTCGGCCGGGCCCATGGATGACCAGCTATCACGCAAGCAAAGCTTATGTGCTGACTTTTTCCGAAGGGCTGCGTGAAGAGCTGAAGAAAACCGGCGTGAAAATATCAGTGCTCTGCCCCGGGCCGACGCGTACAGCGTTTTTTCAAACAGCTCAAATGGAATTGGGTGCGCTTTCTAACAGCAACCGGATGATGAGCCCCGAAGAGGTTGCGTTATATACCGTCCGCGCACTGGCGAAAAATCGCGCGGTGATCATTCCTGGTTGGCGCAACAAGCTGTCGGCCTTCGCCCCTCGCCTGACGCCACGTTGGCTAACGATAAAAATAGCCGCTGCGCTCAATAAGGCTCACTGCCCTCGCTAATAAGCGCTGGGCCTGATACCCCTGCGTCATTACACTCGTTTACTTATTCAAGCGGAGAAATAGCTGTGGAGACTCTGTTCACCAAAATCATCAACAGAGAGATACCGGCAAAGATCATCTACGAGGATGACCAGGTGCTGGCCTTTCATGACATTGCCCCTCAAGCACCGGTGCACTTTCTGGTGATTCCGAAAAAAGTGATTCGTACACTTAACGACGTAACCGAAGAAGACAAGGGCCTGTTGGGCCATATCTTGTACACCGCTCAACGTCTGGCTAAAGAACTGGGCTGCGAAGACGGTTTCCGCGTGACGATGAACTGCAATGAGCTGGGCGGTCAGACCGTCTATCACATTCACATGCACGTCTTGGGTCAACGTCAGATGCACTGGCCACCAGGCTGATTCATTTATCAACGACTTAGGCTCATCGGTGCTGGACTCGCACAACCGGTGAGCTGATCCAGCTCAAGCCGCACCTGATCGATTCGGGTAGACTGGTCTGCGTGGATTTACCCGGAGGTGCCCATGGCTACCGAACGTCACTACTCACCTGTTGACCGTTTTCTATTACAAGCCGATGCCGCAATGCGCACGCTGTTGCCCTTTAGCGCGCAACCGTATCGTCCCTCTCCCGCGATTGTCCAACCTGAAGTCAAGATGAACGACGCCGACACT
The nucleotide sequence above comes from Pseudomonas sp. AB6. Encoded proteins:
- a CDS encoding anhydro-N-acetylmuramic acid kinase, yielding MALYIGVMSGTSLDGLDIALIEQTDRPTLLATHYIPMPEDLRAELLSLCASSSDELARAAIAEQKWVRLAAQGILTLLEQEQRSPGEIRAIGSHGQTIRHEPARGFTIQIGNPALLAELTEITVVSDFRRRDVAAGGQGAPLVPAFHEALFDKPLGALQDHRAVLNIGGFSNLSLIEPDRPVSGFDCGPGNVLIDAWIQTQRGLNYDQDGAWAASGQIEPALLQSLLSDPFFLTQGPKSTGREVFNLSWLQHHLFQLPSFPPENIQATLTELTALTITQSLQMAQAVTDELLICGGGAHNATLMARLAALLPNTTVNSTALYGVDPDWVEAMAFAWLAHCCLEGVPANRPTVTGARGLRVLGAIYPA
- the hemJ gene encoding protoporphyrinogen oxidase HemJ, producing MLYLWLKAFHIVSIVCWFAGLFYLPRLFVYHSLSEDAVSRERFCIMERKLYRGIMGPAMVATLVFGIWLISLNPSGYLSQGWMHVKLLLVVLLIGYHHMCGAQVKRFARGENGRSHVYYRWFNEIPVLILLAIVVLVVVRPF
- the argC gene encoding N-acetyl-gamma-glutamyl-phosphate reductase yields the protein MVKVGIVGGTGYTGVELLRLLAQHPQAEVVVITSRSEAGLPVADLYPNLRGHYDGLTFSVPDVETLGACDVVFFSTPHGVAHALAGELLKAGTKVIDLSADFRLHDADEWAKWYGQPHGAPELLEEAVYGLPEVNREQIKTARLIAVPGCYPTATQLGFLPLLEAGLADNSRLIADCKSGVSGAGRGLSVGSLYAEASESFKAYAVKGHRHLPEITQGLRRAAGGDVGLTFVPHLTPMIRGIHSTLYATVVDRSVDLQALYEKRYANEPFVDVMPAGSHPETRSVRGANVCRIAVHRPQGGDVVVVLSVIDNLVKGASGQAVQNMNIMFGLDERFGLSHAGMLP
- the erpA gene encoding iron-sulfur cluster insertion protein ErpA; protein product: MSVETFTPTALEFTPGAAHKVKTLVDEEGNDRLKLRVFVTGGGCSGFQYGFTFDEDIADDDTIVERDGVSLVVDPMSFQYLAGAEVDYQEGLEGSRFVIKNPNASTTCGCGSSFSV
- a CDS encoding DUF805 domain-containing protein, with amino-acid sequence MAEPHFKIIFSGQLRSGVERETATLILAELFKSDGAVVEKLFSGRAITLRHGLSQEQARYYLDALNDAGVEARIEAENPINLELYDIHQPTPYQTQAQLSPYATPQAPVITTLAGFPELKVFTVRGRIGRLRYLAWTFVLMTAIGVATAICAALMTSSLIAGGLFTTIAVVAFFIISVQIGAQRLHDAGWSAWLLLLNLVPFVGALFPILMIVVPGNTGPNQFGAPQPPNSKAVKILACTWLLILAVTMVGFFFGVPGLFESEVQTTATEYENTLPYDDDQDSDTSQPADSTPPSVDYKNK
- a CDS encoding SDR family oxidoreductase, whose protein sequence is MTCYALITGASSGIGLAMAEALARRGRSLILVAREREELERIAIELTQRFGVDVLFRACDLGEPLRLSGFLLELEDGERQIDLLVNCAGIGTCGPFLAQEWGVDQDLIDINILALTRLCHSVGNAMAVQGGGQILNVASVAAFRPGPWMTSYHASKAYVLTFSEGLREELKKTGVKISVLCPGPTRTAFFQTAQMELGALSNSNRMMSPEEVALYTVRALAKNRAVIIPGWRNKLSAFAPRLTPRWLTIKIAAALNKAHCPR
- a CDS encoding nitronate monooxygenase family protein, translating into MSLPTLLEHRLRLPVVVAPMFLISNPQLVLACCRNGVVGSFPALNQRESSGFKAWLEEIEAGLAGLVNPAPYAVNLIVHNSNPRLQADLEICVEHRVPIVITSLGAVRELVDAVHSYGGLVFHDVTTRRHAEKAAEAGVDGLIAVAAGAGGHAGTLSPFSLIAEIRQFFDKTLLLAGCLNQGHQILAAQLLGADLAYFGTRFIATRESHAPDAYKEMLMASKAADIVYTAAVSGVPASFMRQSLENAGFDLAALQGKVEVGSSAKLKPMSDEAKAWKTVWSAGQGVGEINDLPDVNELIARLDSEYRSAQTRSVELAKHWPH
- a CDS encoding histidine triad nucleotide-binding protein; the protein is METLFTKIINREIPAKIIYEDDQVLAFHDIAPQAPVHFLVIPKKVIRTLNDVTEEDKGLLGHILYTAQRLAKELGCEDGFRVTMNCNELGGQTVYHIHMHVLGQRQMHWPPG
- a CDS encoding peptidoglycan DD-metalloendopeptidase family protein, giving the protein MINTQPKAPPLYPKSHLLAASGIAALLSLALLVFPSSDVEAKRTTRNHDIQTTADQLTEQQDAQDPLQATSKANTSPFAQIENDTDNLQENAIAKPETTRPNPSHKEVVVSRGDTLSTLFERVGLPAGEVHDVLASDKQAKQFSQLKRGQILQFELTPDGQLKQLHSKVGDLETISLSKTDNGYTFSREVTKPTIRTAYAHGIINSSLSLSAQRAGLSHSMTMDMANIFGYDIDFAQDIRQGDEFDVIYEQKVVKGKIVGNGNIVSARFTNRGKNYSAVRYTNKQGNTNYYTAEGNSMRKAFIRTPVDFARISSLFSMSRKHPILNKIRAHQGVDYAAPRGTPIKATGDGKVLLAGRKGGYGNTVILQHGETYRTLYGHMQGFAKGIQAGATVKQGQIIGYIGTTGLSTGPHLHYEFQVNGVHVDPLGQKLPMADPIAKSEKQRFLQQSQPLMARMDQEKATMLASSKR